AGTTGAGTTCGATAGCTGAGAGTTTGGTGGAACAGGTGAGAAAGTTCAAGTTTTGATGTGTGAATCGAATGTGAAAAAGGGCGCAAGCGCGCCCTTTTTGTGTTTAAATTTTGCTATTTTCTCTTCACCCATACACACCTCAAACCACGATCAAAAAAGAATTCCTTGATCACATCGTAACCAAGCTCAGAAAGCTCTCTTTTCATTCGAGCACTTGAGCGCAGGATCCTGAAGGCTGGATAATACCAAACGGGATCGTTTCCATCTGAAAGGTTGGGAAAATGATGAAAAATCAAGGCTTCTTCGGCGTTGGAAAGAATTTTGTTAAGTTCAACACTCGTTTCAACACCCTCAACAACGATTCGCTTACCAGATCCGACTGTGAGCTCTATTCCAAGATCTTCGAAGATGTGATGGAAGCTTTCCAAAATGTCTGTTTTTTCAACATTGTCCCAGTGCGTTTCGAGTAATACCTCACGAAGTTGGGCTTCTTTAACCTTCACGTGCGATTCTATACCAAATTCTTTCTCAAGATCTTTGTAAGCTTTTATGGATTCATCCACGGGAAAAGGTATGGCGTAGAGTAAACCGTCTTTAGATCTCTTCCATACTCTCACTGGATGTATAACACCGAGCGTGGAGAATTTCTCAGACACGTTTCCAACCCAGACGATAGGATCTTCCTTGCCGAACCAGTTCAACGTTGTGTTCGGATAAAGTCCACTGTAAGTGAATCTTCCAAAAGCTATGTCTGCAAGCTTTTCATTTTCCTCAACGGCCTTTATGTGGTGAGTGATCGCTTTTTCTTTGTCGAACTTGCTGTAAAATTTTGCGAGCCGATAGTGATACATCGGAAACTTCGAAGGATCTTTGATTTTATTCAAAAGTTCAACGGCTTTTTCTGGTTTTTCAGTATGCACTGCAGATACGTAGAGTGCCACATCGTTACTTGAGATCAAATAAAGCTTGGACAATTCGTTACCAACGTACTTTTTGAAATCTATCATGAACTCCTTTTGGCTGGCGTAGAATTTGTAAAGTTCCTCATAAACACCCTCGATGGTTGGATCGAGTCTAGTTTTGAGATCCTCCACGATGGGTTTTATAAACTGAGAAAGCTCTGGGACGAGCTGTAAGGCGTCTCTATAAGCTCTGACCGCTTCGAGAAACTTTGATTCTTTCAACAGATGATCTGCAAACAACGCCTTCGCAATTCCTTTTATTAAAACGTCGTCATCTTCCACAAATTTTTCCACGAAACGTTTTCTTTCACCCTCTGGAAGGACTGTGTAGACGAACAGCAAACCTCCCACACCGTTTTCCTTGACGAGTTTTTCGAGTTGAGATTGACAAATGAACTCGAGTAAAAGGTCTTCTCCAGTTTGTACACGTTTGAGCAGGTAGTAGGAAAACGGTGTGATCTGTTTCAGAACTATTTCTTCAACCTTCACTGGAATGTTTTTCTCTACGATTTTTTCGTAAAGAGGTTGTGCATTGAGCTGTAGATTCTTTCTCCTTGCGAATTCTATGAGTTTTTTCAGCCCGGTGAAGCTTTTCTCGACATCCTTGCTACTCGCCTTGATGAGCAGATATTGGACTAAGTCTTCTCGAACGTCTTCGTCTCTGTCGAACCTTTCCAAGGCGAGTTGATTAAAACGGTCGTATTCTTCCAACTCGATCGAAGCGATCATAGCTAGAATATCTGCGGTGGGTACATCCTTAAAGCTCATGATAGTCCAGCCGAACTTTTCTATGTTTGCAGAAGCTTGTTCAACAGCCTTCTTGAATTCTTCGTAGTGTTTCAAAAGCGATTTCCAGTCACGCTTTTTGAAATCGACATGTATCAAAGCAAGATACGGATCTGGATATTCTGGAACGGCTTGAACCGCAGTTTTTGCGAGTTGTTGGGCAAGTTCATACAAACCTGCGTTCAAAAGATCTATGGAGAACAAATAGAGGAACTCTAAACCTATGGCGGGTATCGAGGTGAGTCTTTTCAGAACTTGCAGCGCTTCCCATCCCACAGCTGCAGCTTCATGGAGTCTACCGCCTGTTTTTTCCGTCTTGTAAAGTTGTATAAGGTAGTACAATTTTTCTTGATCATTTCTGCATTCTTGGAGATGTTTTCTTATCAAAGTTCCAGTACGTTCATATTTCTGCTTTCTCAACTTTCTGGTCCAAATGTAACCGTAATGGTAGATTAAAAAGTTCGCGTTCACCACCTTCGGTTTGTAGATGGCTTGGTTGTGCACGATATTTTTGTAATAGACTGTTCCGTTTCGGAAGATGCGTGGTGTAGAGGCAGTTTCAGTTCTCTTGAAATCCCAATCCAGATAACTCAAGGTCGGTAGATAAACTGTATTCACATCCTTTGGTAGGCTTTGGAGAAAGGATCTTATGTTCTTCCTGAATTCTTCGGAAACTTCTTCGTCCGCGTCGAAAATGAACACCCATTCACAACTGGGATACTTCAGGGAATTATTCCTCGCTTCAGAAAAATCGTTCTTCCAAGGATGAAAGTAGAGTTTATCTGTATACTCACGCACTATCTGTGGTGTTCTATCCTTAGAACCTGTGTCGACGACGATGATTTCATCGACAACATCCTTGATACTGTCTAAAGCTCGTCTTATGTTGTATTCTTCGTCTTTCACGATCATCGCCACCGAAAGCAAACATCTCCTCTGCAACGAGCACACCTCCAATGAATTGTTCTAGAGGTTGAAAAATTGTTCCTCAACGCTCCGGCAGAACGAACAAAACCTCGTCTTTGGGCCTCACGACACCACCTTTCAACACTCTGAGGAATATCCCTTCACTGGGCATAACACATTTCCCCACCGACTTTGCTATAGCACAACGATCATGACATTCCTTGCCCACTTGTGTCACTTCCAAGATGGCTTCGTTTATGTAAACCTTCGTTCCGATTGGGAGTTTATAAACTTCCACACCATCGACGGTGATATTCTCGGCGAAATCTCCAAAAGAAACTTTTATACCCCAACTTCTAGCTTTGTCGATACTACTTTTAGAGAGCATCGAAACCTGTCTGTGCCAATCTCCAGCGTGTGCATCACCGTGAACACCGTGATTTTCCACTAGGATGATGTATTCTTGCGGTGTTTTCTTTACACCTTTCACTTTCGATAGATTCACAGAGAGAACGACTCCGACCAGTTCACCTTTTCCATTCACCAGACTTTCCACCCGCTTTGTAAAGAAGACAGATCTCTTCTATAACCATCTCCCGATCGATCGACTTGCACATATCATAGACAGTGAGCGCAGCAACAGAGGCAGCAAGCAGTGCTTCCATCTCAACACCCGTTTTTCCAACATTTTTGACCGTGGTTTTTATCATCAAAATTCCATTCTCTTCATTTGCCTCGAACTGAACATCCACATGCGAAAGGTTTATATTGTGACAAAGCGGAATGAGCTCAGAAGCTTTCTTGGCAGCCATTATACCAGCGATCTTCGCAACGGTGAATACATCGCCTTTCTTGATGAAACCTCCTACAACAGCCTTGAGTGTTTCAGGTTTCATCTTCACCCTTGCTTGAGCGATCGCCGTTCTTTCTGTGTCCATCTTTTGAGAGATATCGACCATTTTCGCGTTGCCTTGTTCATCTAAATGTGAAAAACTTTCCATTTTCTAACCTCCAAGTTCTCTCATGTTGCTTTGAACGAAACTTTCGTTCATATTGTGCCTCAAAGGTTTGCTTTCCACAGTGGAGCGGAGAATCATCAACAGTTCTTCTTTTGAACCAGTTCGATTCAAAAGTTCTCTCAAATCTATGCAGAAGCTCGAACCCAAACATGGATACAATTTACCTTCACTGCTCACTCTGATCTTGTTGCACGAACTACAGAAATTCTTGCTGAGAGCAGCGATGATGCCAACGTAATTACCGTTCTTCGTAACATAGTAACTCGCAGGTCCAAAACCAAGCTTCACGTTCACAGGCTTCAATTCGAAAGATTCCAAACGCTTCATGATCTCACTCAAAGGAACACTCTCATTATTTTGACCGATGGGCATCAGCTCAATGAACCTGATGGGAATCTTCAATTTACTTGCAAATCGAACCAAATTTGGAATTTCTTCCACGTTGTATCGATTCACAACGCAATTGAGTTTAATGTTCAGTTTTTCTTTCAAAGCAGCTTTGAGGCCGTCCAGAACGTCACTCAATTTCGCTTTCGTGATTTTGTAAAAGATTTCTTCATCTAGACTGTGAAGCGAGAGATTTATGTTGCGCACATGGAATTTACTGAGAATCTTGACGAATTCCTTCAAGCGAGATCCATTGGTAGTGATGGAAATATGAAAATTCTTTGAGAACAGCTCGAGTATCTGTGGCAAGTCTTGTCTGATTAAAGGCTCTCCACCTGTGATTCGAACGTGTTCTATACCCAACAAGGAGAAGAGCTCAGAAAAGCTTTTCAATTCGTTCAAAGTTAATTCGTGAATAATCGTTCTGTTTGAAGAACAGAAAAAGCAATCGAAGTTGCACTTACTATTGACAGATAAACGTAGGTAATTTATGTTTCTCCCATGTTTGTCGTACATACCAAGAAAGATTATACAATCGAGTTGGACAACAATTTGCAAGATTCTACGTCCACGATGCCAAGGTCAGAGAATTTGAATCTGGGACTCAGGGTGAGGGTGAGAAAAGAAAAGAACAAGAAAGGTTTTCTGTGTCGTACGCCGTTTTCTCTTAGCTTTTCTTCTATACCTTTCAAAATTGATGATACCTCCTCTACAGCTCGATCACTGATGATCCCACCAATTTTTAAAGGCAATCTCATCAAAGTTTGTCCATCATAAAAAACAACACCACCATTCATTTTGAGCATTTCATTGGCAGCAAATTCCATGCATTTAGCACATTTACCGACAACTAAAATATTGTGAGCGTCATGCGCAAAACTCGAGGCGATGGCACCACGTTTCAGGCCAAAACCTTTCAGAAGACCCACGTGTCCCTTCGGTTTAGAAAATTTTCTGTGAAACACAGCGACGTTGACAAAGTCACCATCAACAAAGCCGTTTTGAACAGTGAGTGTTTCTTCGCTCAGCTCAGTGAAATTGTTCTCATCGTTCGCGACAATAACTCTCAGTTTTCGAACACCATCTGAAACGTTTGTCAGTTTGAAATCATCCACATCGAAGTGATCGATGAAGATCGAATTGGGCAAGGAGGTGGAATGCTTTGGAAACTCCAGCTTTTCAATATCAACACCGTTCACATAAACTACACTTGGCTTAAGATTGGTTAGATCTTCACACGTGAAGAAACATGCTCTCTTTCCTGGGGCTATGACTCCAAAATCTTTTAAACCAAGATACATCGCTGGTCTGATCGTGGCTGAGGCTATCGCATCGATGGCGGGCCAGCCGAGCTCGATAGCTTTTGAAACCAAAAGATTCAAATGGCCCTCGACGAGCTTCGAAGCTGGAACATCATCGGTGACGATCAAAATCCTCGAACGATCGTTTAGATTCCTGACGAAGTCAACGTTTTTTTCGTTGAGCGATTTTTCCTGAAGCATCACGCACATGCCTTTACGTAGCTGTTCGGACAGTTTTTTCGGATTCGTGAGTGTGTGATCTGAGCTCACACCGTAGGAAATGTACTTAGAGAGTTCTTCACCAGTGAGCGTTGGGCAATGACCTTCGATCAGTAAATCAAATCTCTTTGCAGTTTCAACGATCTTCAAAAGCTCCTCATCTTCATTCAAAAGTGCACGATAATCCATCAACTCACCGAGTGCTAAAAC
This sequence is a window from Pseudothermotoga sp.. Protein-coding genes within it:
- a CDS encoding amidohydrolase family protein, encoding MERKIFFNCSIVDVTTQRVFHGWFSVKNGKFEFVEEGDVTINEPVEVIDLKGLYCLPGFIDAHMHVESSLIRCNEFARIALKHGTVAVLQDPHEMANVFGIDGVRFMFEEGSLQPLKFYGAIPSCVPPTRFNLETPNASITHEDVEFFAKMPDVLALGELMDYRALLNEDEELLKIVETAKRFDLLIEGHCPTLTGEELSKYISYGVSSDHTLTNPKKLSEQLRKGMCVMLQEKSLNEKNVDFVRNLNDRSRILIVTDDVPASKLVEGHLNLLVSKAIELGWPAIDAIASATIRPAMYLGLKDFGVIAPGKRACFFTCEDLTNLKPSVVYVNGVDIEKLEFPKHSTSLPNSIFIDHFDVDDFKLTNVSDGVRKLRVIVANDENNFTELSEETLTVQNGFVDGDFVNVAVFHRKFSKPKGHVGLLKGFGLKRGAIASSFAHDAHNILVVGKCAKCMEFAANEMLKMNGGVVFYDGQTLMRLPLKIGGIISDRAVEEVSSILKGIEEKLRENGVRHRKPFLFFSFLTLTLSPRFKFSDLGIVDVESCKLLSNSIV
- a CDS encoding glycosyltransferase family 2 protein, whose translation is MQRRCLLSVAMIVKDEEYNIRRALDSIKDVVDEIIVVDTGSKDRTPQIVREYTDKLYFHPWKNDFSEARNNSLKYPSCEWVFIFDADEEVSEEFRKNIRSFLQSLPKDVNTVYLPTLSYLDWDFKRTETASTPRIFRNGTVYYKNIVHNQAIYKPKVVNANFLIYHYGYIWTRKLRKQKYERTGTLIRKHLQECRNDQEKLYYLIQLYKTEKTGGRLHEAAAVGWEALQVLKRLTSIPAIGLEFLYLFSIDLLNAGLYELAQQLAKTAVQAVPEYPDPYLALIHVDFKKRDWKSLLKHYEEFKKAVEQASANIEKFGWTIMSFKDVPTADILAMIASIELEEYDRFNQLALERFDRDEDVREDLVQYLLIKASSKDVEKSFTGLKKLIEFARRKNLQLNAQPLYEKIVEKNIPVKVEEIVLKQITPFSYYLLKRVQTGEDLLLEFICQSQLEKLVKENGVGGLLFVYTVLPEGERKRFVEKFVEDDDVLIKGIAKALFADHLLKESKFLEAVRAYRDALQLVPELSQFIKPIVEDLKTRLDPTIEGVYEELYKFYASQKEFMIDFKKYVGNELSKLYLISSNDVALYVSAVHTEKPEKAVELLNKIKDPSKFPMYHYRLAKFYSKFDKEKAITHHIKAVEENEKLADIAFGRFTYSGLYPNTTLNWFGKEDPIVWVGNVSEKFSTLGVIHPVRVWKRSKDGLLYAIPFPVDESIKAYKDLEKEFGIESHVKVKEAQLREVLLETHWDNVEKTDILESFHHIFEDLGIELTVGSGKRIVVEGVETSVELNKILSNAEEALIFHHFPNLSDGNDPVWYYPAFRILRSSARMKRELSELGYDVIKEFFFDRGLRCVWVKRK
- the moaC gene encoding cyclic pyranopterin monophosphate synthase MoaC; translation: MESFSHLDEQGNAKMVDISQKMDTERTAIAQARVKMKPETLKAVVGGFIKKGDVFTVAKIAGIMAAKKASELIPLCHNINLSHVDVQFEANEENGILMIKTTVKNVGKTGVEMEALLAASVAALTVYDMCKSIDREMVIEEICLLYKAGGKSGEWKR
- a CDS encoding MOSC domain-containing protein produces the protein MNGKGELVGVVLSVNLSKVKGVKKTPQEYIILVENHGVHGDAHAGDWHRQVSMLSKSSIDKARSWGIKVSFGDFAENITVDGVEVYKLPIGTKVYINEAILEVTQVGKECHDRCAIAKSVGKCVMPSEGIFLRVLKGGVVRPKDEVLFVLPER
- a CDS encoding radical SAM protein, with protein sequence MQIVVQLDCIIFLGMYDKHGRNINYLRLSVNSKCNFDCFFCSSNRTIIHELTLNELKSFSELFSLLGIEHVRITGGEPLIRQDLPQILELFSKNFHISITTNGSRLKEFVKILSKFHVRNINLSLHSLDEEIFYKITKAKLSDVLDGLKAALKEKLNIKLNCVVNRYNVEEIPNLVRFASKLKIPIRFIELMPIGQNNESVPLSEIMKRLESFELKPVNVKLGFGPASYYVTKNGNYVGIIAALSKNFCSSCNKIRVSSEGKLYPCLGSSFCIDLRELLNRTGSKEELLMILRSTVESKPLRHNMNESFVQSNMRELGG